DNA sequence from the Actinacidiphila yeochonensis CN732 genome:
GCGCTGCTCATGGGGTGGCAGTTCACCCTGGCCGAGTTCGTTGGCGGGCCGGTGATGATCGCGGTCCTCGCCGTCCTGTTCCGCCTGTTCCTGCGCGAGTCGATGGTGCGGGAGGCGCGGGCGCAGGCCGACCGGGGGGTGGCCGGCGCCATGGAGGGCCACGCGGCCATGGACATGTCCGTCCCCGGGGAGGGGCCGTTCACCCGGCGGCTGCTCTCCCCGCGCGGCCTCACCGCCACCAGCCACGTCTTCGTCATGGAGTGGGCGGCGATCCTGCGGGACCTCGTCCTCGGCATCCTCATCGCGGGCGCCATCGCCGCGTGGGTGCCCGACGCGTTCTGGAGCACCTTCTTCTTCGACGGTCACCCGCTGGCCGCCAAGGTCTGGGGACCGCTCATCGGGCCGGTGGTGGCCGCCGCCTCGTTCGTCTGCTCGATCGGCAACATCCCGCTGGCGGTGGTGCTGTGGAAGGGCGGGATCAGCTTCGGCGGCGTCGTGGCGTTCGTCTTCGCCGACCTGCTGATCCTGCCGATCCTCTCCATCTACCGGAAGTACTACGGCGGCAGGACGGCGCTGTTCCTGCTGGGAACCTTCTACGCCGCCATGGCGGTGGCCGGCTTCGTCGTGGAGGCGGTCTTCGGCGGGCTCGGCCTCGTCCCCGACCACGCCGACGCGAAGATCCCGGCGCAGGGCGTCTCGTGGGACTACACCACCTGGCTCAACATCGTCTTCGTCGTCCTCGCGGCCGCGCTGGCGGCGCGCTTCGTCCGGACCGGCGGCATGGGCATGCTCCGCGCGATGGGCGGCGCGCCGCCGGACCCCGAAGGCCACGGCGGCTCGGAGGGCCCCGACGGCCACCACCACGGCTGAGCGCTGAACGGCCAGGGGGCGGGGCTCAGCGCGGTACGGCGCGGCGCAGGTTCCGGACCGCCGGTATCGCCAGCAGCACACCGGCCGTCAGGACGGACACGCCGGCACCGGTGAGCAGCACGTGGCGGGTGCCGAGCGCGTCCGCGGCCGGGCCGGCCATCGCCTGGCCCACCGGCACCATGGCCACCGAACCGGCCACCTCGTAGGCGTGGATGCGGTTGAGGATGTCCCCCGGGACGTGCGTCTGCACCGACGTCGCCCAGTTGACGCCCCACAGCGCCGAGCCGATGCCCGCGACGAAGACGCAGCCGCAGACGGCCGCGACGGGCAGGTCCAACCCCACCGACAGCGGCATCAGGCAGGTGGCGGAGATCGCGAAGGACCCCGCGCGCAGCGGACGGGAGGCGCGGAAGCGCAGCGCGAGCAGCGCCCCCACCGCGGTGCCGCCGCCGAGCGAGGAGTTGACCAGGCCGTAGGCGCCGGCGCCGTGGCCGGAGATGATCTGCCCCGCGGCCAGCGGGGTGAACGGTCCCCACATCAGGACCATGTAGAACATCCACACCACGATCACCGACCACATCCAGGTACGGGACCGGAACTCCCGCCAGCCCTCCATGAGATCGGTGCGGAACCTGCTGGCGGCCCGCGACACCCGGGTCGGCGGCGGGGCCAGCCGCAGCAGGACGAGGCAGGTGGCGCTGGTCGCGTAGGTGGAGGCGTGCACGGCGAAGACCACGCCGGGGGAGGTGAGCCCGATCAGCACGCCGGCGAAGGCCGGGCCGAGCAGCGCGGCCGTCGACTCCGCGGTGCGGGTCACCGCGTTGGCGCCCTGGACGTCCCTCGCCACCCGGGGGACGGTGCTGGCCACGCCCGGCTGGAAGAGCGCGGCGGCGGTGCCGTTCACCACCGCGATCACCACCACCTCCCACAGCCGCACGCTGCGGGTGAGGAAGAGGACGGCGGCGAGCGACTGGGAGCAGACCCGGACCAGGTCCGCGGTGATCATCTGCGCCCGCGCGTCGAACCGGTCGGCCAGCACCCCGCCGAAGATCACCAGGCCGGCGAAGCAGGCGGTGGACGCCGCCATCACCAGGCCGACGTCGCCGGCCGAGTAGCCGTAACCCAGCAGGCCGGCGGAGAGCGCCACCGGCAGCATCGTGTCGCCCAGCATCGCCACGGTGCGGGCGGTGAAGTACAGCCGGAAGTTCCCCGACCACAGCCGCTCGCCGCCGGGGTCGGACGGGACTGACAGGTCAGAAGGGACTGACAGGACCGACGGGTCCTTCGACGGCCGCGCGGGGTCCGCCGACGGTATCGAGGGGTCCGACGGCTCCGACGGGGCGGGCGCGCCGGAGGCCGAGTGCTCGGGGGCGGCGGGGGAGTCGGGGGAGGGGCCGCCCGACGCCGGGGCGGGCAGGGAGGCGGGGCCGGCGGGTGCGGCCGGGCCGGCGTGGCGGCGCGGGGTCCGGCCGCGAGGGGGCGGGGAAGAACTCACCCCGCCAATATGGACTGGACCACTCCGCGGCGTCCACGCGGTTGCCCACGGGTTCCACGGCTGATCAGCCCGGGTCCCCCCGCCTCCCGCCCGCCACCCCCACCGGCGGCCCCCGGCCGGGCGGCCAGGCCCCGTACCCGGCGGCTGGGCCGGCCCGGAAGGCCGCGCTCAGTCCGGCTCCACCACCCGGTACAGCCGCAGGGACCGCTCCGGCAGCTCGACGCCGCTCCCGCCCGGCACCCGGAGCCCGTCCCCGTTCACCGCACAGGCACCGTCGCCGTCGCCGGCCCCGTCACCGTCCCCGTCGCCGTCCCTGTCACGCTCCCCGTCGCCGAGCTGGTCCGGCGCGGGCCCCGGACGTGCCGGCCCGCCCGTCCACGGCTGCTCCCGGGCGGTGTCCAGCAGCAGCTCGTACCCGGCCGCCCAGGGCGCTCCCGGGAGGACGAACCGTACGGGGCGGTGGTCGGCGTGCACCAGCAACAGGAAGCTTTCGTCGACGACCGGTTCGCCCCGGGCGTCGCGCTGCGGGATGTCCCGGCCGGACAGGAACATGCCCAGCGTCGCGGAGGCCGCGAACCAGTCCGCCGCCGCCATCTCCCCGCCGTCCGGCCGGAACCAGGCCACGTCCCGCAGCCCCTCCGGAGCCAGCGCCAGCCCGGAGAAGAACCCGCCCCGGCGCAGCACCGGATGGGCGCGGCGCAGCGCGATCAGGCGGGCGGCCAGGTCGCGCAGCCCCGCCCACTCCGGCTCCTCCAGCAGCGACCAGTCCACCCAGCCGGTCTCGTTGTCCTGGCAGTACGCGTTGTTGTTGCCGCCCTGGGTGCGTCCCATCTCGTCCCCGGCCACCAGCATCGGCACGCCCGTGGAGAGCAGCAGCGTGGCCAGCAGGTTGCGCAGCTGCCGGCGGCGCAGGGCCAGCACCTCGGGGTCGCCGGTCGGGCCCTCGGCGCCGCAGTTCCACGACCGGTTGTCGTCGGTGCCGTCCCTGCCGTCCTCGCCGTTCGCCTCGTTGTGCTTGCCGTTGTGGCTGACGAGGTCGCGCAGCGTGAAGCCGTCGTGCGCCGTCACGTAGTTGACCGAGGCGTACGGGCGGCGGCCGCCCCAGTCGTACAGGTCGCTGGAGCCCGACAGCCGGTAGCCGAGGTCGCGCACGTCCCCGGCGGCGCCGCGCCAGAAGTCCCGTACGGTGTCGCGGAACCGGTCGTTCCACTCCGTCCACAGCGGCGGGAAGGCGCCCACCTGGTAGCCGCCAGGCCCGACGTCCCACGGCTCGGCGATCAGCTTCACCCGGCGCAGTACCGGGTCCTGGGCTATGACCGCGAGGAACGGCGAGAGCATGTCCACGTCGTGCACGGCACGGGCCAGCGCGGCGGCCAGGTCGAACCGGAAGCCGTCCACGCCCATCTCGGTCACCCAGTAGCGCAGGCTGTCGGTGATCAGCCGCAGCACGTGCGGCCGCACCACCGCCAGGGTGTTGCCGCAGCCGGTGTAGTCGGTGTAGCCGCGCGGATCGGGGCCCAGCCGGTAGTAGGCGCGGTTGTCGACGCCGCGCAGGGAGAGGGTCGGGCCGCCCTGGCCGCCCTCGGCGGTGTGGTTGTAGACCACGTCGAGGACGACCTCGATGCCGGCCGCGTGCAGCGCCCGCACCATCCGCTTGAACTCGCCCACCTGCTGGCCCCGGGTGCCGCCCGCGCTGTACGCGGAGTGCGGCGCGAAGTAGCCGATCGAGTTGTAGCCCCAGTAGTTGCGCAGGTTCCGGCGCAGCAGGTGCTCCTCGTCGGCGAACTGGTGCACCGGCAGCAGCTCCACCGCCGTGACACCGAGCCGCACCAGGTGCTCTATGGCCGCGGGGTGGGCGAGCCCCGCGTACGTGCCGCGCAGGTGCGGCGGGACCAGCGGGTGGCGCATGGTGAAGCCGCGTACGTGCAGTTCGTAGATGACCGTGTCCGACCACGGCGTCTTGGGCCGGCGGTCGTCGTGCCAGTCGTCCTCGTCCGCGACCACCACGCCCTTGGGGACGAACGGCGCCGAGTCGCGGTCGTCCCGCACGGTGTCGGCGACGCCCGCCTCCGGCCAGTCGCGCACGTGCCCGTACACCTCGGGGACCATGGCGAACGTGCCGTCCACGGCCCGCGCGTACGGGTCCAGCAGCAGCTTCGCCGGGTTCCAGCGGGCGCCGGTCCACGGGTCCCAGCGGCCCCCGACCCGGAAGCCGTACCGCTGTCCCGGCGCCACGCCCGGTACGAAGCCGTGCCACACCTCGTGCGTCAGGTCCGTCAGCGGTACCCGGGTCTGCGTGCCGTCCTCGTCGAACAGGCACACCTCCACCCACTCCGCGCCACCCGCCCAGAGCGCGAAGTTGGTGCCCGCGACGCCGCCCGGGCCCAGATGGTGGCGGGCGCCCAGCGGCTGGGGCGAACCCGGCCACGCCGCCGCCCGCCCGGCGGACGCCGACCCCCTGCCGGCTCCCGCCGCGGCTCGTGCCCCGGCCCCGCCCCGCCCCCGCTCCGGCTCCGGTTCGGGCCCCGCCCCGGTATGCCCGCCGGCCCCTGCCCGGCGGCCGGCGCAGGGCGCGGGAAGGGCTCCGCGCCCTGCGCCGCGCCGACCTCGCGCGTCTCGGACACCCGACCTCCCGCTGCGCTCGCGCCGGGCGCCGGCCGCGCGGGCGTCCCGTGCCCGCGCGGCCGGGCGGGCCCCCGCGTCCCGCTTCCGGCAAAGGCATTGTTCCCACCGGCGCACGCCCGTCACCCCGCCGGTACCGATCAGTCACTTCCGGGCCGCGCGGTCGTTGAAGCAGACGTGATCACTGTGGTGAGGCGTGTGCGTGCGCTGTGTGCGCCGCGAGCGGGAGCGCGAGCGGGAGCACGATCGGGTGCGGCCCTGGCCGCCGTGCTGGCGGTCGCGGCCGTGGCGGCGTCCGCGTGCGGCGCGGGCGGCGGCTCCGACGGCAAGGCGGACGCGAGCCCGCGTCCCGGCGCGGCCACGTCCGCGCCCCCGACCTACCTCGGCGTCTACTCGCCGGAGCGGGACTCCACAGTGGGGACGGGAGCCATCGTGACCGTCCTGTTCACCCGCACCATCACCCGGCAGGCGGACGTCGAGCGCGGCATCACCGTCACCAGCCGGCCGCCGGTGCCGGTGGTCGGCCACTGGTTCGGCGGGCGCCGGCTCGACCTGCGGCCGGCCCGCTTCTGGCAGCCCGGCACCGTCGTCACCCTCCACCTGCGGCTGCGCGGCGTGCACGGCACGGACACCGCGATCGGCTCGCAGAGCAAGGACGTCTCCTTCACCATCGGCCGCGACCAGCACAGCGTGGTGAACGCCGCCACCCACACCATGACCGTCTTCCGCGGCGCCCGCGTGCTGCGGGTGCTGCCGGTCACCGCGGGCTCCCCGCAGCACACCACGTACAACGGCGTCATGGTCATCTCGGAGAAGTTCCCGGTGACCCGGATGAACGGCAACACCGTGGGGTTCGGCGGCGAGTACGACATCCCGGACGTGCCGCACGCCATGCGGCTGACCGCCTCCGGCACGTTCGTCCACGGCAACTACTGGGCGCCGCACGGCATCTTCGGCACGCAGAACACCAGCCACGGCTGCATCGGCCTGGAGGACCGCAAGGGCGGCGGCGCCGACACCCCCGCCGGGTGGTTCTACGGCCAGTCGATCATCGGCGACGCCGTGCAGGTGGTGGACTCGCCCGACCGCGTCGTCGCCCCGGACAACGGCTCCGGCGGCTGGAACCTCGACTGGGCGCAGTGGACGGCCGGTTCGGCCCTGCGCACCCCGGTGGGGCCGCCGCGGTGACCGGCCGGGAGTAGGCCGCCGCCCGACGGAGCGGGCCCCGGCGCCCGTCCCGCCCTGCCCTATCCCCTCGGCACCCGCCCTGTCCTACCGTCCTCAGTGCCCGCACCCCCTGGCCGTCCTCGCCCGTCCTTCCCGCCGCGCGTCCGCCCCGCACCCCCGTGGCGCTGCTTTCGCCATCCGCTCCCGGGTACAGACCACTTGGGACGGAACGGTGACAGTAGCGGGGGCCACATCGACGGGGTCCGTGTGGTTGTGTTGCAGGTGTCAGGGGGAGTAGGCG
Encoded proteins:
- a CDS encoding permease, encoding MDAVLHALSLAGAMAWQILWALVLGFALSAVVQAVVSPATVAGLLGDDRPRTLAVAAGLGVASSSCSYAAVALARSLFRKGAHFSAAMAFEIASTNLVVEMGVILALLMGWQFTLAEFVGGPVMIAVLAVLFRLFLRESMVREARAQADRGVAGAMEGHAAMDMSVPGEGPFTRRLLSPRGLTATSHVFVMEWAAILRDLVLGILIAGAIAAWVPDAFWSTFFFDGHPLAAKVWGPLIGPVVAAASFVCSIGNIPLAVVLWKGGISFGGVVAFVFADLLILPILSIYRKYYGGRTALFLLGTFYAAMAVAGFVVEAVFGGLGLVPDHADAKIPAQGVSWDYTTWLNIVFVVLAAALAARFVRTGGMGMLRAMGGAPPDPEGHGGSEGPDGHHHG
- a CDS encoding MFS transporter, with the translated sequence MSVPSDLSVPSDPGGERLWSGNFRLYFTARTVAMLGDTMLPVALSAGLLGYGYSAGDVGLVMAASTACFAGLVIFGGVLADRFDARAQMITADLVRVCSQSLAAVLFLTRSVRLWEVVVIAVVNGTAAALFQPGVASTVPRVARDVQGANAVTRTAESTAALLGPAFAGVLIGLTSPGVVFAVHASTYATSATCLVLLRLAPPPTRVSRAASRFRTDLMEGWREFRSRTWMWSVIVVWMFYMVLMWGPFTPLAAGQIISGHGAGAYGLVNSSLGGGTAVGALLALRFRASRPLRAGSFAISATCLMPLSVGLDLPVAAVCGCVFVAGIGSALWGVNWATSVQTHVPGDILNRIHAYEVAGSVAMVPVGQAMAGPAADALGTRHVLLTGAGVSVLTAGVLLAIPAVRNLRRAVPR
- a CDS encoding L,D-transpeptidase, whose amino-acid sequence is MLAVAAVAASACGAGGGSDGKADASPRPGAATSAPPTYLGVYSPERDSTVGTGAIVTVLFTRTITRQADVERGITVTSRPPVPVVGHWFGGRRLDLRPARFWQPGTVVTLHLRLRGVHGTDTAIGSQSKDVSFTIGRDQHSVVNAATHTMTVFRGARVLRVLPVTAGSPQHTTYNGVMVISEKFPVTRMNGNTVGFGGEYDIPDVPHAMRLTASGTFVHGNYWAPHGIFGTQNTSHGCIGLEDRKGGGADTPAGWFYGQSIIGDAVQVVDSPDRVVAPDNGSGGWNLDWAQWTAGSALRTPVGPPR